The sequence TACTATTAGAATTATAAGTCGGCTTCATGCTTACCCTCATTTCTTTAGTAGATTAGTGTTTGTATATAAAAATACTAGACACTCAGGCTTCAATATTAAAACTTTCATACAAAGCCAGTCGTCTCCTTTGACTGACAAGACGAGCTGAATCCTTCCCAATATTTTTATTGGGGACCTTCATCAAATGTCCGTAGACTTAATTTTTTATTGAATATTCTACATCATCTATTATCATAGTTCAGTCACACCTTCGTATAGTCACATTATATTGATTTTCAATCATATTTGATATTTATTCATATTTATACTATTCTGTCTCAATATTGCTTAAGCACTTTATTATCTCATCGTAATAGGATTCAAAGGTCGGATACTTGTCTCTGTTATTTTCATAATTTTCAAGGGAATTACATACTTCTTCTATATATATAAAGCCATTTTCTTTTTCATACTCTATTATATTTTTGTAATATTTTTCTCCTTCATATTTATTAATAAGCCTTGCTACTACGGATCTAATTATATATTCATTTAAGAATCCTTCCATAGCTCCATATGCTTGATTTTCCATATCATCTTTTACTTCCTCAAATAATTTAACTAATTCATGGTTTCTCTCTATTTTATCCATATTTTTAGAAGTCAAAGGGTTTACAAATGAATGACTAAACTCATGATATTCCATATCTTTTGGTAAATCTTCTATGTAAAATAAAAGATTATTATTTCTTATATACATGGGTCCCATAATACAATATATATCATTTGATTCTTCTTCGTCTTTTATATTAATTCCATATCCCCCTGCCTTTAGCAAAGGTACCAAAATAACATTATATGATTTCTGATCAATACCATAGTATTGTTCCAGCCTTTCTTTAACATCAACAATATTAACAACTTTTTCATAATCGGATATATACTTGGCATATCGGTTCTTGCTTGAATTAAAAAAATTATCAAATTTACTTACACTGATGAAATCATTTAACTGATGAATTAAATCATCTATTTGGTTCTTGTACCTAAAAAAAATATCACTTTGTTCCTTATTATATAATTCTTCATCAAATGATAATAACCCTTTATTGTAATTACAACAGAGCATAAAATACATAGGCCTTTGATAGTTAAACCCTTTTGAATCATACTCTTTAAGCAACTCTACTACAGGATGATCTTTATATTCATTAAAATAATCCAGTACATCATCTTTATAGTCAAATGTTAATCTTGTAAGATGTTTAACTCCAGCGAGAGTTTGAATTATCGAGATTAATTCAATCCTCGGGTCTACGGACACGGTTACTTTTCCATCCTCATATTTAACTACATTTATTTCTTTTTCACATCCGGAGATGAAAACCGATATAGCTAAAATTATAATTAAAATACAGTTTATTTTCCTTTTCATTACGGAACTTCCTTTCTTCTATTTTGCTTCCGGCAATAAATCTTCTTTCTTTTCTTCCGACCAGACGTTAGCATTGCAGAATATAACTTCTGTCCTTATGTACTATTTATAAATTAAAATTTAGGTTGGTCTTGGCTCTTATATAAAAACCTTCTCCCAAATAGGATTATAGTCATCAATATTATGGATGATGATATTCCTATTGCAAGTGCTGGATTTGTAACATCTACAACTGCACCAAAAAATAATTCTCCCAACGGAACTGCTATTGTACATACCATAGATATTACCGACTGTATCCTGCCCATCATATTAAGAGGAACTGTCTTTTGTATCACAGTTTCAAACACTATATTGCATAATGTAGCTATCATCATTATTATAAAGCAAATTATGATTACCGTTATAAAAGGTATTATGCTAGTCGCAAAAATATTTAAATAGGGTTTTGAAACAAACACTGCAAGTAAACCTATTGCTACCGATATGGCTATTCCACTCCAAAATAAAAGCTTGTTTATTCCAAATTTTTTGGATATTCTTCCGGATATTATTGAGCCAATAATTCCGGAAATAATTATAGTTATACGAAGCATCGAGTATTGCATGCCGTTACCTGATAAAACTTCTGTCGAAATATACGGCAGACCAATTTTAAATATAGGATTAAATGCAAAATTTATAAAAATCATTATAAACAAAAGATTAAATATCAAATTCTCTCCTTTAATATAATTCATACCTT is a genomic window of Acidilutibacter cellobiosedens containing:
- a CDS encoding DUF4932 domain-containing protein; translation: MKRKINCILIIILAISVFISGCEKEINVVKYEDGKVTVSVDPRIELISIIQTLAGVKHLTRLTFDYKDDVLDYFNEYKDHPVVELLKEYDSKGFNYQRPMYFMLCCNYNKGLLSFDEELYNKEQSDIFFRYKNQIDDLIHQLNDFISVSKFDNFFNSSKNRYAKYISDYEKVVNIVDVKERLEQYYGIDQKSYNVILVPLLKAGGYGINIKDEEESNDIYCIMGPMYIRNNNLLFYIEDLPKDMEYHEFSHSFVNPLTSKNMDKIERNHELVKLFEEVKDDMENQAYGAMEGFLNEYIIRSVVARLINKYEGEKYYKNIIEYEKENGFIYIEEVCNSLENYENNRDKYPTFESYYDEIIKCLSNIETE
- a CDS encoding MFS transporter; translation: MNIKLLKQKDFFLLMFGNMTSLIGTSMQNFALALYVLAITHSTIKFASVTAITIIPKLIFGPISGVLADRFNRKGIMIGTDLVSGIVVLIYSVVFYIKGNLNLIDIYMIVIILTTTSVIDNPAVQTVIPSIMKKNELIDANSINTLLMTISDILALTIGAILYDNFGIGIIFILNSISFIISAISEIFINIPKDNVKNEKTDLKIFMSDFKEGMNYIKGENLIFNLLFIMIFINFAFNPIFKIGLPYISTEVLSGNGMQYSMLRITIIISGIIGSIISGRISKKFGINKLLFWSGIAISVAIGLLAVFVSKPYLNIFATSIIPFITVIIICFIIMMIATLCNIVFETVIQKTVPLNMMGRIQSVISMVCTIAVPLGELFFGAVVDVTNPALAIGISSSIILMTIILFGRRFLYKSQDQPKF